A single window of Fervidicoccus fontis Kam940 DNA harbors:
- the purE gene encoding 5-(carboxyamino)imidazole ribonucleotide mutase — MTCKGKVSIIVGSERDLPFSERASKILKENSIEFEIKVLSAHRNPKDLENYISNSDVDVFIAMAGLSAHLPGFIASRTNKPVIGVPLNVSLGGLDSLLSIVQMPKGVPVATVGIDNPENAAHLAVRIISLCRGV; from the coding sequence TTGACCTGTAAGGGAAAAGTCTCTATAATAGTTGGAAGCGAAAGAGATCTACCTTTTTCAGAAAGGGCTTCAAAGATTTTAAAAGAAAATAGCATAGAGTTCGAAATAAAAGTTCTGAGCGCTCACAGGAATCCAAAAGATCTTGAGAATTACATATCAAATTCCGACGTAGACGTTTTTATTGCAATGGCTGGGCTGTCCGCACATCTCCCTGGGTTTATCGCTTCAAGAACAAATAAGCCCGTTATTGGAGTTCCTTTAAATGTAAGTCTAGGAGGGTTGGATTCTCTGTTAAGCATAGTCCAGATGCCGAAGGGTGTGCCTGTGGCAACGGTTGGGATCGATAATCCTGAGAATGCAGCTCATTTGGCTGTGAGAATTATAAGCCTATGCAGAGGTGTTTAG
- the purD gene encoding phosphoribosylamine--glycine ligase, translating to MRVLIVGSGAREHALAKLFMDSTMLSRIYVFADYLNPGLKRETEKTGGSIVIMNTNNAETVREKAKEVNPDLIVIGGEEPLFMGVSDALREEGFFVFGASRKNAMIEQSKVFARSFMWRNEIPGRLFFQAFKDLSEAEEFMKYAGDVVVKPARQAGGKGVRVIRDTKAYLSEEKSSVKMKVAEDVYKQLSGYDDIDYKILLEQRAEGVEYTLHVISDGFYSIPLPIIQDHAHAFEYDIGPETGGMGCISGPGMYPPFLTKEEFNKTKEIVEKVLENLKKETKEPYVGVLAGQMMLTWVWGPTVIEFYSRFGDPEISALLPLVEGDFLEFVDKASREKLSSASLKFKDDVSVVVKAIAPLGYPLYRNEASNHPITIDEKKIRNLGCEALYGSVEQKDGKMLTKGSRAIEIVCYDSKYEVAYEKSEKASNLIEAEDGWPLFYRSDIGSLSMIRERTKVAERMRRAYKYREKKGLLGEFFVWLPEKGIISNPLLGFKKVSESEK from the coding sequence ATGAGGGTTTTAATTGTTGGATCAGGCGCTAGAGAGCATGCGCTGGCGAAGCTTTTCATGGATAGTACTATGCTTTCAAGAATTTACGTTTTTGCTGATTATTTAAATCCTGGCCTAAAAAGGGAGACTGAGAAAACAGGAGGTAGTATTGTTATAATGAATACGAATAATGCTGAAACTGTGAGAGAGAAAGCTAAGGAGGTAAATCCAGACTTAATAGTAATAGGAGGGGAGGAACCCCTTTTCATGGGAGTTTCCGATGCTTTAAGAGAAGAGGGTTTTTTTGTTTTTGGAGCATCTAGAAAGAACGCAATGATCGAGCAAAGCAAAGTTTTTGCAAGATCATTCATGTGGAGGAATGAGATACCTGGTAGGCTTTTCTTCCAAGCATTTAAGGATCTTAGCGAAGCAGAAGAATTTATGAAATATGCAGGTGATGTCGTAGTTAAGCCTGCTAGACAAGCAGGAGGGAAGGGAGTTAGGGTTATAAGAGATACTAAAGCTTATCTTTCCGAAGAAAAGAGCTCTGTAAAGATGAAAGTTGCGGAAGATGTTTACAAGCAGCTTAGCGGATATGATGATATCGATTATAAAATACTTCTTGAGCAGAGAGCTGAAGGTGTTGAATATACTTTGCATGTTATCTCTGATGGATTTTATTCGATACCTCTTCCAATAATTCAGGATCATGCCCACGCTTTTGAATATGACATAGGACCTGAAACTGGAGGTATGGGGTGCATTTCTGGTCCGGGCATGTATCCGCCTTTTCTAACAAAAGAGGAGTTCAACAAAACAAAGGAAATTGTTGAAAAAGTTCTGGAGAACTTGAAGAAGGAGACAAAGGAACCATACGTTGGCGTTTTGGCAGGACAGATGATGTTAACTTGGGTATGGGGACCTACTGTGATCGAATTCTACAGCAGATTTGGAGATCCTGAAATTAGTGCCTTATTGCCGTTAGTAGAGGGAGACTTCTTAGAATTCGTTGATAAAGCATCAAGAGAAAAGCTATCGAGTGCTAGCTTGAAATTCAAAGATGATGTTTCTGTAGTAGTTAAAGCAATAGCTCCGTTGGGTTATCCTTTATATAGAAATGAAGCATCAAACCATCCTATCACTATTGATGAGAAAAAGATTAGGAACCTCGGTTGCGAAGCTCTATACGGAAGTGTCGAACAAAAAGATGGAAAAATGCTGACAAAAGGGTCAAGAGCTATTGAGATAGTTTGCTACGACAGCAAATATGAAGTTGCATATGAAAAAAGCGAAAAAGCTTCAAATCTTATAGAAGCTGAAGATGGGTGGCCACTTTTTTACAGAAGCGACATAGGCTCGCTGAGCATGATAAGAGAAAGAACTAAAGTCGCTGAGAGGATGAGGAGGGCATACAAATATAGAGAGAAAAAGGGGTTGCTTGGAGAGTTCTTTGTTTGGTTGCCTGAGAAAGGGATCATTTCTAACCCATTATTAGGATTTAAAAAGGTGAGCGAAAGTGAGAAATAG
- the purT gene encoding formate-dependent phosphoribosylglycinamide formyltransferase yields MRNSLPLTTLSKPIKVMLLGSGELGKEISIEAQRLGAETIAVDRYDFAPAMHVSSKRYIVDMMNKEAIKALAYRERPDVIIPEVEAISFEALEELEDEGFEVIPNSDAVRIAMNRIELRNVASVQLNLPTTRYFVAENEEEAIEGCEKVGYPCIIKPEMSSSGHGHFKIKEGSKEEIRKGYTYAIGHARGKSKRVIVEEFVELETELTVLVYRYESESGGISTETCEPVEHWRYGKYHYIESWQPSVKDKNILASAKSIAIKVANRLGGKGIFGVELFLTKDGRVLFSEVAPRPHDTGMVTMVTQDFNEFAIHVRAALGLPVPKVDIISPGASLAIYSSLENSWSSVIEGVYSALSIPGVGLRIFGKPFSYKDRRMALLLARGKNTEEALEKVRKASSFLKIKQ; encoded by the coding sequence GTGAGAAATAGCCTTCCACTAACTACTCTTTCAAAACCAATTAAAGTCATGCTATTGGGAAGCGGAGAGCTTGGGAAGGAGATTTCTATAGAAGCGCAGAGGCTTGGGGCTGAAACAATTGCGGTCGATAGATATGACTTCGCCCCCGCAATGCACGTCTCAAGTAAAAGATATATTGTTGATATGATGAACAAGGAGGCAATTAAGGCACTAGCATATAGGGAAAGACCTGATGTAATTATTCCTGAAGTAGAAGCAATATCATTTGAAGCATTAGAAGAACTCGAAGATGAAGGATTTGAAGTTATACCTAATTCGGATGCAGTAAGGATTGCAATGAATAGAATTGAGCTGAGAAATGTAGCATCGGTCCAACTTAACCTTCCTACAACGAGATATTTTGTAGCTGAGAATGAGGAAGAAGCTATTGAAGGTTGTGAAAAAGTGGGATACCCTTGCATTATAAAACCTGAAATGAGTAGTAGCGGGCATGGACATTTCAAAATTAAGGAAGGAAGCAAGGAAGAGATCAGAAAAGGCTACACCTATGCAATAGGTCATGCGAGAGGAAAGAGTAAAAGAGTTATTGTAGAGGAGTTTGTAGAGCTTGAGACGGAACTCACTGTTTTAGTTTATAGATATGAAAGTGAAAGTGGAGGAATAAGTACTGAGACATGCGAGCCAGTTGAGCACTGGAGGTATGGAAAATATCACTACATCGAGTCATGGCAACCTTCAGTAAAGGATAAGAATATCCTGGCTAGTGCTAAAAGCATAGCTATTAAGGTCGCTAATAGGTTAGGAGGAAAAGGAATATTTGGAGTAGAGCTTTTCTTGACGAAAGATGGGAGAGTTCTTTTCAGTGAAGTTGCTCCAAGGCCTCATGACACAGGTATGGTGACTATGGTCACTCAAGACTTTAATGAATTTGCTATTCATGTGAGAGCTGCTTTAGGGCTTCCTGTTCCAAAAGTCGATATAATTTCTCCAGGTGCAAGCCTCGCAATTTATTCCAGCTTAGAAAATAGTTGGAGTTCCGTAATTGAGGGCGTATACAGCGCACTTTCAATACCTGGCGTAGGTTTGAGGATATTCGGCAAACCTTTCAGCTATAAAGACAGAAGAATGGCACTACTCCTGGCGAGAGGGAAAAATACGGAAGAAGCGCTAGAGAAAGTAAGGAAAGCATCGTCTTTTTTGAAAATAAAACAATAA
- the purS gene encoding phosphoribosylformylglycinamidine synthase subunit PurS produces MGLYKVEVIITYRKELRDPESEIIHKDLILKKGYANVKKVTTGKYFSMLVESDTKENAISTVRELCEKLRIYNPIAQEIEVFVRE; encoded by the coding sequence TTGGGTCTGTACAAAGTCGAAGTGATTATAACTTATAGAAAAGAGCTAAGAGATCCTGAAAGCGAAATAATTCATAAAGACCTCATTTTAAAAAAAGGTTATGCTAACGTAAAAAAAGTAACAACTGGAAAATACTTTTCAATGCTCGTAGAATCAGATACCAAAGAAAATGCGATAAGTACTGTTAGAGAGCTTTGCGAAAAGCTTAGAATATATAACCCGATAGCTCAGGAAATTGAGGTGTTTGTGCGTGAATAA
- the purQ gene encoding phosphoribosylformylglycinamidine synthase subunit PurQ yields the protein MNKVAVISFPGTNCDLDTVSAIKELTSLDAEIVWHKDFKGKKYDAIIIPGGFSYGDWLRAGAIAARSKAMEEVVEEAINGKPVLGICNGFQILVESSLLPGVLLPNELGRFICRWTRVSIENPKGPWLKLANKKEKIDMPIAHAEGRFYIDSEKFKAISNSSPIIYYENGWNPNGSFYDIAGIGNEEGNVLGLMPHPERAYTEILSPRGFHGNGGLFFKSLEDSLKRGW from the coding sequence GTGAATAAGGTCGCAGTGATTAGCTTTCCAGGAACTAATTGCGACCTTGACACGGTCTCAGCCATTAAAGAGCTGACTAGTTTAGATGCAGAAATAGTTTGGCATAAAGACTTCAAGGGTAAAAAATATGATGCGATAATAATTCCGGGAGGGTTCAGCTATGGTGATTGGCTGAGGGCAGGTGCTATAGCTGCGAGATCTAAGGCAATGGAAGAAGTTGTTGAAGAGGCAATAAACGGAAAGCCTGTCCTGGGAATATGCAATGGGTTCCAAATTCTTGTCGAATCTTCCCTTCTTCCTGGAGTTCTGCTTCCAAACGAGTTGGGAAGATTTATATGCAGATGGACTAGAGTGAGTATAGAGAACCCAAAAGGTCCATGGCTTAAGCTTGCCAATAAAAAAGAAAAAATAGACATGCCTATAGCTCATGCTGAGGGAAGATTCTACATTGATAGCGAAAAGTTCAAAGCTATTTCAAATTCCTCACCGATTATTTACTATGAAAACGGTTGGAATCCGAACGGAAGCTTTTATGATATCGCTGGCATAGGAAATGAGGAAGGCAATGTGCTTGGACTGATGCCACATCCAGAGAGGGCATATACAGAGATTCTTTCTCCTAGGGGCTTTCACGGAAATGGAGGCTTGTTCTTCAAAAGCCTTGAAGATTCTCTAAAGAGGGGATGGTAA
- a CDS encoding amidophosphoribosyltransferase — protein MYLEMPLGFLGLVAFENDWDIFPYASYGLLALQHRGGERQIICGDFKGSLKCMNLNEYESDKNEIKMSFIAATMNGTSGSIEEVQLDGEKIIAISEYERDTLRDLLSEIIKLKDEKVTKLKKLIDEYSEHEVPSFMAITNRNEVIVWRSPNGITPLSIGNYGFDMVLFSSETSAIDVLDCDFRKHLIPGEVAYASPKIFKIFKGKNSKEKGSICLFELLYTARHDSIIDGVPVYDFRKELGKELALNFSHDVDIVVGVPETAYPYAIGFSQAIRKPFELSFIPTAGRMRSMLKASGIERLIAVHLKMNPVKSAMEGKRIALIDDSMVTGSTIKTVSQILRNRVGVEEIHLLIASPKIVSSCPYRIFPLEERNLIASNLEDTNITRYLDVDSLTWLSNESVKKVADKYGISFCDRCFNKNSEVL, from the coding sequence ATGTATTTAGAAATGCCATTGGGATTTTTGGGATTGGTCGCATTTGAAAATGACTGGGACATTTTTCCATATGCATCATATGGTTTGCTTGCATTGCAACACAGGGGTGGAGAAAGACAGATCATATGCGGAGATTTCAAGGGTTCACTTAAATGCATGAACCTTAATGAATATGAAAGTGATAAAAATGAAATTAAAATGAGCTTTATAGCTGCAACAATGAACGGAACCTCTGGAAGCATTGAGGAAGTTCAGCTAGATGGCGAAAAAATTATAGCTATATCTGAATATGAAAGAGATACTCTCAGAGACTTGCTTAGTGAGATTATCAAGCTTAAGGATGAGAAAGTCACTAAACTTAAAAAATTAATAGATGAATACAGCGAACATGAAGTCCCATCTTTCATGGCAATTACTAATAGAAACGAAGTAATAGTGTGGAGAAGCCCAAACGGAATTACACCTTTGTCCATAGGCAACTATGGATTTGACATGGTTCTTTTCTCCTCGGAAACATCAGCAATAGATGTTTTAGACTGCGATTTCAGAAAGCACTTAATTCCTGGAGAGGTTGCGTACGCTTCTCCAAAAATTTTCAAGATCTTCAAAGGTAAAAACTCAAAAGAAAAAGGATCCATATGCCTCTTCGAGCTATTATATACAGCGAGACACGACTCAATAATTGATGGAGTTCCTGTATATGATTTCAGAAAGGAACTTGGAAAAGAACTTGCTTTAAACTTTTCTCATGATGTCGATATAGTAGTCGGCGTCCCCGAAACTGCATACCCTTATGCTATAGGGTTTTCACAGGCGATAAGAAAGCCGTTTGAACTAAGCTTTATTCCAACTGCAGGAAGGATGAGGTCTATGCTTAAAGCTTCAGGGATAGAAAGGCTGATCGCCGTCCACTTGAAAATGAACCCTGTAAAAAGCGCAATGGAGGGAAAAAGGATCGCGCTAATAGATGATAGTATGGTAACCGGGTCAACTATAAAGACTGTTTCGCAAATACTGAGGAATAGAGTTGGCGTGGAGGAGATACATCTTTTAATAGCCAGCCCCAAAATTGTTTCAAGTTGCCCATACAGGATCTTTCCACTAGAGGAGAGGAATCTCATCGCTTCTAACTTGGAAGATACAAATATTACAAGATATCTTGATGTTGATAGCCTTACATGGCTAAGCAATGAAAGCGTTAAAAAAGTAGCAGATAAGTACGGAATAAGTTTCTGCGATAGGTGTTTTAACAAAAATTCTGAGGTGCTCTGA
- a CDS encoding phosphoribosylaminoimidazolesuccinocarboxamide synthase encodes MEPSFFPIYVGKSKNIYKHPYDEKLLIMEFKDDVTAGDGAIRTIAPHKGIINARTSHFFFKLLEGKGLKTHMVEFNGNNKMIVKRLKMIPIEFIARNYAYGSLLKRLPLFKLMQPLDPPLIEFHYKDDSLHDPLITHDDIILSGLLTKGQLGKIVSITADINMILRTFLEEKGLKLVDIKLEYGFDENGEIILADEITGDGFRVVDERGNHLDKEIFRKTKDVKLLIESYMKLASILGIDLSDIK; translated from the coding sequence ATGGAACCATCATTTTTTCCTATATATGTTGGGAAGAGCAAGAATATTTATAAACATCCTTATGATGAAAAACTCCTGATAATGGAGTTTAAAGACGATGTAACAGCTGGAGATGGCGCTATTCGAACGATAGCTCCTCATAAGGGAATAATTAATGCGAGGACCAGCCATTTCTTTTTCAAATTGCTGGAAGGGAAAGGTTTAAAAACCCATATGGTAGAATTTAACGGCAACAACAAAATGATAGTAAAAAGGTTGAAAATGATCCCTATAGAATTCATCGCAAGGAACTACGCGTATGGATCCCTTCTCAAGCGATTGCCTCTTTTCAAATTAATGCAACCCCTGGATCCTCCTTTAATAGAGTTTCACTATAAAGATGACAGCCTACATGATCCTCTAATTACGCATGATGATATAATCCTTTCGGGTCTTTTAACAAAAGGACAATTGGGAAAAATAGTCAGTATAACTGCAGATATCAATATGATATTAAGAACCTTTCTCGAAGAAAAAGGATTGAAGCTAGTAGATATAAAGCTTGAATATGGTTTCGATGAAAACGGCGAGATAATACTTGCTGATGAAATTACAGGCGATGGATTCAGAGTAGTCGATGAAAGAGGAAATCATCTGGATAAGGAGATCTTCAGAAAGACTAAGGATGTAAAGTTACTTATAGAATCCTATATGAAGCTCGCCAGTATATTAGGTATAGATTTAAGCGACATTAAGTAA